The Delphinus delphis chromosome 2, mDelDel1.2, whole genome shotgun sequence genome contains a region encoding:
- the LOC132419663 gene encoding syntaxin-12-like, with amino-acid sequence MSYSPLDMYRNPGASGTPLWDFSSIIQTCSGNIQRISQAREITSAQIKNLMSQLGTKQDSSKLQENLQQLQHSTNQLAKETNELLKELGSLPLPSSTSEQRQQKLQKERLMNDFSVALNNFQAVQRRVSEKEKESIARARAGSRLSVEERQREEQLVSSDSHEEWNQMQSQEDEVAITEQDLELIKDRETAIQQLEADILDVTQIFKDLAMMIHDQGDLIDSIEANVESSEVHVERATDQLQRAAYYQKKSRKKICIPVLVLSVIIVILGLILWLVNK; translated from the exons ATGTCCTACAGTCCCTTAGATATGTACCGGAACCCGGGGGCCTCGGGGACCCCGCTCTGGGACTTCAGCAGCATCATCCAGACGTGCAGCGGCAACATCCAGAGGATCAGCCAAGCCAGAGAAATAACGT CTGCTCAGATAAAGAATTTGATGAGCCAACTAGGAACTAAGCAAGATTCAAGCAAGCTACAGGAAAATCTGCAACAGTTACAGCACTCTACAAATCAGCTTGCCAAGGAAACAAATGAATTACTGAAGGAATTAGGGTCCTTGCCCCTTCCTTCATCTACTTCAGAACAGCGCCAGCAGAAACTTCAGAAGGAACGTCTCATGAATGACTTCTCTGTAGCCTTAAACAATTTCCAGGCTGTGCAGAGAAGGGtatctgaaaaggaaaaggagagtatTGCCAGAGCAAGAGCTGGATCTCGTCTTTCTGTGGAGGAGAGGCAAAGAGAGGAGCAACTCGTCTCATCTGACAGCCATGAGGAGTGGAACCAGATGCAGAGCCAGGAGGATGAGGTGGCCATCACTGAACAGGATTTGGAACTTATTAAAGACAGGGAAACGGCAATTCAGCAGCTGGAGGCTGATATTTTGGATGTCACTCAGATATTTAAAGATTTGGCAATGATGATCCATGACCAAGGTGATCTCATTGACAGCATAGAAGCCAATGTGGAAAGCTCAGAGGTGCATGTAGAAAGAGCCACTGATCAGTTACAGCGAGCTGCTTACTATCAGAAAAAATCTCGCAAGAAGATCTGTATCCCGGTGCTTGTCCTGTCAGTGATTATTGTAATCTTGGGACTTATTTTGTGGCTAGTTAATAAATGA